From the genome of Apostichopus japonicus isolate 1M-3 chromosome 17, ASM3797524v1, whole genome shotgun sequence:
ctttgacaaaatccggcaacacaccacttcatcgataacaagactagtgatcgggttgtgtataAGTGACGACTTGAGGTCGTGCTCTTACCTaaatggagtgtgaccactcccgatttccTAAGATCAAGCTTCGTAAAATCCCAAGAATTCCAAAGGACACTGGACTGAATGGACATGCATCTAACAATATTcgaattattcgaatttgtaaagcaaacagcagatatcactccatatcagtgagcatgaaaatggcgttccagaaTGAACaacctccaaaccatgggcgcagatcctggtggggatagcgggacgcgtccccactaaccttttcagtagtggggacatgatataccgtgtccccaccaatttgtcttgaacaatagctgcatttcaagttcccctgttttgaagtttgatccagcattgtgcaaatcaCATGCaacagttctcattttattatatttattcacagttgttaaatataggacggaaatcgcatttgcggcagtctataattgttttctgggagaggacgccagacccatcgtatacaaaagtctacttggattatttttcccctgatttttttctgcagacgcccatgcatgtatttccccaaactaaatttctaaacCATGGAATCtcaaacttaaggaggtttgggagcatcgatcattaggtctgggaagtgttatttccggcgatctgggaggctaTATTTGACCgtaaaaatcgtacgctacgcgcgaacccatggtcgcgctccacttagatagtgtcagaGAACAGACTCGGGTCATACCATTATCTCAGCCCATATGGGGGTCATGCATTCGCAGTCAGGGACTGCAGGGTACAATTTATTTCAGTCTAGGGCTGATCATATGCCACTAGGGGGCGTACCTGGACGAGGTTCCAGGGAAATTAAAGATCTCTTCGTCGTGGGAGATGGCGGAGATACGTCTGCTGATTGAGGCTGGTAGGGACCTGATGATGTTTGGTGGGTGGTTGGAATTCCTGTGGATGTACACTGGGTGGTCGTTGGGCTTCCTGTAAGGGTAGTGTTTACCGGTGTTGAGGTTGAATGTTACGTCGAGGAAGTTGGTGATCTTCAGGTTGCAATCGATGGTGATGCTGAGCCCAGTTCTTTGAATAAGCTGATCAGGTGTTTTCTTATCCGGTCTGCTTTACTTCCGATAGATTTCAGGATCAAGAAATCTACCAAACTGCTCATCCCGGCCGACAAAACCAGAAACCTGTACGAGATAGACACCCAACTACACGAAAAACTCCTCAGGCAACACATCACAAAGACCTACCAGACGACCTCCATGGCACCTGTCAACAGAATCAACGCCGAAGCCAGAACTATCGCCGAGAAACTAGGGATCGACAACCGCATGGAATCGATGGCCACCAAGCAAGCCTTCATCACCCTGAAAGACCACAAGGACAACTTTGAGAACAACCTACCATGCAGGCTCATCAACCCGGCAAAAAGCGAAACAGGTCTCATCAGCAAGGCCATTCTAGACAGAATAAACAACGCCATAAGAATCGCCACAAAAGTTAACCAATGGAGAAACACGTCATCCGTCATCGAATGGTTCAAGAACATACAAGACAAAGAGAAATACACCTTCATCAGCTTCGACATCGTTGAATTCTACCCCTCCATTACAAGAAGCCTACTGGAAAAAGCCTTAACTATGGCTAAGGATCACACCCACATCTCCAACCAAGACGTACAAATCATAATGCACTCCAGGAAGTCACTCCTTTTCGACAACGGCACACCCTGGATGAAGAAAGTCACCATGGGCAGCTACGATGGGGCCGAGGTATGCGAGCTTGTAGGACTCTACATCCTAAACACACTAGCAAGAGAATATGGGAAGGAAAACATCGGGCTATACAGGGACGACGGCCTAGCAGCCTTCAAAAACACCAACTAAAAGCATATAGGTGTATGCTAGATATACATAGGTGTGGGTGAACTAAAAGCATATAGATGTATGGCCATATATACATAGGTGTTTGTGAACTAAAAGCATAAAGGTTTATGCTAGATATACAAAGGTGTGGGTGAACTAAAAGCATATAGGTGTATGCCAGATATATATAGGTAAGGTGAACTAAAAGCATATAGGTGTATGGCCATATATACATAGGTGTGGGTGAACTAAAAGCATAAAGGTGTATGGCCATATATACATAGGTGTGGGTGAACTAAAAGCATAAAGGTGTATGGCCATATATACATAGGTGTGGGTGACCTAGAAGCTTATAGGTGTATGGCCAGATATACATAGGTGTGTGTGTGAACTAAAAGCATATAGGTGTATGGCCATATATACATAGGTGTGGGTGAAGGGAAAAgctaaatattaattttttcaaCCCACTACACTATCATGTGTTTTTGTTCTTAGTGACGTG
Proteins encoded in this window:
- the LOC139954970 gene encoding uncharacterized protein, yielding MLQLASRHTPGHFRIKKSTKLLIPADKTRNLYEIDTQLHEKLLRQHITKTYQTTSMAPVNRINAEARTIAEKLGIDNRMESMATKQAFITLKDHKDNFENNLPCRLINPAKSETGLISKAILDRINNAIRIATKVNQWRNTSSVIEWFKNIQDKEKYTFISFDIVEFYPSITRSLLEKALTMAKDHTHISNQDVQIIMHSRKSLLFDNGTPWMKKVTMGSYDGAEVCELVGLYILNTLAREYGKENIGLYRDDGLAAFKNTN